From one Shewanella sp. GD04112 genomic stretch:
- a CDS encoding pentapeptide repeat-containing protein — protein sequence MTDVKTPMMARAAAEGRYFFSQQFIALAESQTQWQELEFEECEFHDCQFSDSTFRNCKFIDCRFVGCNLSLLKVPLSQFNGVRFEECKLVGIDWTRAAWPRLSFAAPFSFSACILNDCSFMGLQLDEMVLEGCKAQDVDFREGKFNRANFSYSDFRHSLFGRTELMEADFSEATDYDIDIFNNKIKGAKFSRDEAIRLLNGLEITLVD from the coding sequence ATGACAGATGTAAAAACGCCGATGATGGCGCGCGCCGCTGCCGAGGGGCGATATTTTTTCTCGCAGCAATTTATCGCCTTGGCCGAAAGCCAAACCCAGTGGCAGGAGTTGGAGTTTGAAGAGTGCGAGTTCCACGATTGCCAGTTTAGCGATAGCACATTCCGTAACTGTAAGTTTATCGATTGCCGTTTTGTGGGCTGTAATTTGAGCCTGCTCAAGGTGCCCTTAAGCCAATTTAACGGTGTGCGTTTTGAAGAATGTAAGTTGGTCGGCATAGATTGGACCCGCGCCGCTTGGCCGAGATTATCCTTTGCGGCGCCTTTTAGCTTTAGCGCCTGCATCTTAAACGATTGCTCTTTTATGGGGCTTCAGCTCGATGAAATGGTGCTCGAGGGCTGTAAGGCGCAGGATGTGGATTTCCGTGAGGGCAAGTTTAATCGCGCCAACTTTAGTTACAGCGATTTTCGCCACAGCTTATTTGGTCGTACCGAGTTGATGGAGGCGGATTTCTCCGAGGCGACCGATTACGATATCGATATTTTTAACAATAAAATCAAGGGCGCTAAGTTTAGTCGCGACGAAGCGATTCGCCTATTAAATGGCTTAGAGATCACCTTGGTTGACTAA